The genomic stretch TGTTAAACATGGCTACTACTTTGTCGATTTCCTTGATTTTTCTCTTCTGCGAATCAACAGTCCATTTTATGTAGAGTTTCCAGGCGTATAGCTTTTCGGAGCTGAACAGATCCTTGAAGTTTTCCCGTACCTGCCATGCCTTGCTAACCTCGTAGTTGGCACCGGCAATCGCATCAAAATGGATGCGCTGTTTCTCTGCGAGGTTTTCCGGATTCTTAAGCAGTGCGTAGCGGCTGTTCTTTAGTTCCTCATGCTGTTTGACCTCTCTTCGCCGCACCTTGTCGATTGCTTCATTGAGGTACTTAACCAGATGAAAACGGTCATGGACTATAGCTGCGTTGGGGAGCATTTTCTGAGCAGTAGTGATAAAAGCCTTCCACATATCCATGCTTATCGCTTTGACCTGCTGAAGTTGCTCATTAGTCAATGATTTGTTTAGCAGTGCCTTGACCGATTCTTTGGTCCGGTCTTCCCCAACATCCAGCACACAACCGGAGTGAGGATGACTCAGGACTGTAATGTAATGATGACCCTTCCTAAAGGACTTTTCATCTATACTCAATTGGTCAAAAACTACCTGGGAATAGTTTCTTCGGCCCATGCCCCTTTGGGTACTTACATGCAGAATTCTGTTCACTATGTTAAAACCACAACGCATAAGCAACGCGGTTTTAGTCTGGTTCTTGGTTGCCTTCAACAGATCAATTACAGCATGCTCAAACAGATAAGTATGACGCTCATAGCCAGAGGCCCAATTGGGCTGAACGGTCTTCACTTTGCCATTTGAAGCAATAATTCTGGGTAGCTTACACTTTATATAGGTCTTGTATTGCATCGTGTCAAGATGCCTCCATTCACGCTCGGGGGCATGGTCATATACTTTGCATAACTCACCGGTTTGGTCATCTGCCAATTCCTGCAAACGGCAGCTGATACTGATGTAAATCTCCGCGTTTCCAAGGTCTGTTTCGATAGATTGGACTTCCCACCCATCCTCAAGATTAAGCAGGGTGGTGAAAAAATTCTCGGTAAACATTTTTTTCCTCTAAGATAACTATTCCATTAAATTCGTGGTAGAACCTACAAGATTAATTAAAAGTGATATTAAGGGTGCATTTTTTACGTAATTTGAGATGTACAAAGCACCACCTACAAAGCAGAAAAAACCAATTTCAAAATTCAGCGGTTCTTAGAACACCAAACGATTTGAAATCATGATCACCAAAATAAAGATCGAGGGATATAAATCCATCAGAAGCCAGGAGATTGAACTGAAACCAATAAATATTTTATTGGGAGGCAATGGTGTTGGCAAGAGTAATTTTATCTCTGTGTTTTCGCTGATCAGAAATATTTATAACCAAAACCTCCAAAATTATGTCCGAGCCAAAGGAGGGGCAGATACGTTTCTTCATTTTGGAAAAAAAACTACTTCTGAGATAAATTTTGATTTAAGATTTGGTTCTGTTACATCCGATACCAACCGATACATTGTCGAGCTCAATGAATCGCAAGACAATTTATTCATAAAATCATCAAAATCTTCCTTTTCACCATTCACAAACTGGAAGGACCAAAGCATTGAAAGTCATGTATTGGAGTCAGGATTAAAAGGCAATTTTAGAGGACAAGCCTATTATCTCAATTTATGGCTGAAAGAATTTGATGTTTATCATTTTCATGATACAAGGGATAAATCTCCCATGAAAGGGACTTCTAACATCAATGACAACCGGTATCTAAAAAACGACGGTTCCAATATTGCGGCTTATCTTTACTACCTGCAGCAAAAACATCCCAAACATTTCACCCGGATAGAAAAGACCATTCAATCTGTCGCACCTTTCTTCGACAGTTTTATATTAGAGCCGTCCAAACTAAATGAAGAACTGATCCGGCTTGAATGGCGGGAAAAAGGT from Algoriphagus sp. NG3 encodes the following:
- a CDS encoding ISL3 family transposase, whose protein sequence is MFTENFFTTLLNLEDGWEVQSIETDLGNAEIYISISCRLQELADDQTGELCKVYDHAPEREWRHLDTMQYKTYIKCKLPRIIASNGKVKTVQPNWASGYERHTYLFEHAVIDLLKATKNQTKTALLMRCGFNIVNRILHVSTQRGMGRRNYSQVVFDQLSIDEKSFRKGHHYITVLSHPHSGCVLDVGEDRTKESVKALLNKSLTNEQLQQVKAISMDMWKAFITTAQKMLPNAAIVHDRFHLVKYLNEAIDKVRRREVKQHEELKNSRYALLKNPENLAEKQRIHFDAIAGANYEVSKAWQVRENFKDLFSSEKLYAWKLYIKWTVDSQKRKIKEIDKVVAMFNNHIKGVVNALLMNLNNAMAERLNGKIQELKTVGKGYRTFTNFRSAILFFHGGLNLYPH
- a CDS encoding AAA family ATPase is translated as MITKIKIEGYKSIRSQEIELKPINILLGGNGVGKSNFISVFSLIRNIYNQNLQNYVRAKGGADTFLHFGKKTTSEINFDLRFGSVTSDTNRYIVELNESQDNLFIKSSKSSFSPFTNWKDQSIESHVLESGLKGNFRGQAYYLNLWLKEFDVYHFHDTRDKSPMKGTSNINDNRYLKNDGSNIAAYLYYLQQKHPKHFTRIEKTIQSVAPFFDSFILEPSKLNEELIRLEWREKGAPETYFNAYHVSDGTLRFACLATLLLQPEPPQTIIIDEPELGLPPVAINKLASLVRNVSDKTQVIISTQSTNLIDNFDPEDIIVTDRNNYGSVFRRLNPADLESWLQDYTLGDLWGKNIFGAQPYSIG